The Acidobacteriota bacterium genome includes a region encoding these proteins:
- a CDS encoding D-aminoacylase: MRRLLPLLLLIPVLTSGQAPAYDLVLQNGRIIDGTASPWYKADLAIKGDTIVRIAPAITEPAGRVIDLKGLVVAPGFIDIHTHARRGIFEVPTADNYVRQGVTTLIEGPDGSSPLPIAAFLAKVQATRITPNFAMFIGQGTVRSEVMGEVDRPATRAELDQMRAIVTQGMEDGALGLSSGLFYVPGNFTPTEEVIELARVAGRMGGIYISHMRDEARGLTDSVRETIAIGEKGGLPTQITHHKVVGKKYWGGSVETLRMVDEARARGVDATIDQYPYTASATSIGAALLPAWAQEGGRESTLKRLKDPATRAKIKAESTAIIRDERGGGDPKNVSVSACQFDPKLAGQNLAQITQGRGLAVTLENAAETAMWIVEQGGCGGIFHAIGEEDLQRILVHPATMVGSDGEVPVFGRNVPHPRSYGTFARVLGLYVRDKKLLPLETAIQKMSAFPAQRLGLSDRGVLRQGLKADIAVFDPATVRDTATFEKPHSYAEGFSLVIVNGEVAFEGGKMTTARPGRVLYGPSMRARQ; encoded by the coding sequence ATGCGCCGACTTCTGCCGCTCCTGCTGCTCATTCCCGTCCTCACGTCCGGCCAGGCGCCGGCCTACGACCTGGTGTTGCAGAACGGCCGCATCATCGATGGCACCGCCAGCCCGTGGTACAAGGCCGACCTCGCCATCAAGGGCGACACGATTGTCCGCATTGCGCCCGCCATCACCGAACCGGCCGGCCGCGTCATCGACCTCAAGGGCCTGGTGGTGGCCCCGGGTTTCATCGACATCCATACGCACGCGCGCCGCGGGATCTTCGAGGTGCCTACCGCCGACAACTACGTGCGCCAGGGGGTGACGACGCTGATTGAGGGGCCGGATGGCAGTTCGCCGCTGCCGATCGCGGCGTTCCTGGCCAAGGTCCAGGCCACGCGCATCACACCCAACTTCGCGATGTTCATCGGCCAGGGAACGGTGCGCAGCGAGGTGATGGGCGAGGTCGATCGGCCGGCGACGCGCGCCGAGCTCGACCAGATGCGCGCGATCGTGACCCAGGGCATGGAGGACGGCGCGCTCGGCCTCAGTTCCGGGCTGTTCTACGTGCCCGGCAACTTCACCCCGACCGAAGAGGTGATCGAACTGGCCCGGGTAGCCGGGCGCATGGGCGGCATCTACATTTCGCACATGCGCGACGAGGCGCGGGGCCTGACCGACAGCGTTCGCGAAACCATCGCCATCGGCGAGAAGGGTGGCCTGCCCACGCAGATTACCCATCACAAGGTGGTGGGCAAGAAATACTGGGGCGGCTCGGTCGAAACACTGCGCATGGTGGACGAAGCCCGCGCCCGTGGCGTGGACGCGACCATCGACCAGTATCCCTATACCGCGTCGGCCACCAGCATCGGCGCCGCCTTGCTGCCGGCGTGGGCCCAGGAGGGCGGCCGCGAATCGACGCTCAAGCGCCTGAAAGATCCGGCGACGCGGGCCAAGATCAAGGCCGAGAGCACGGCCATCATTCGCGACGAACGCGGCGGCGGCGACCCGAAGAACGTGTCGGTGTCGGCCTGCCAGTTCGACCCGAAGCTCGCCGGCCAGAACCTGGCGCAGATCACCCAGGGCCGCGGCCTGGCGGTGACGCTCGAGAACGCGGCCGAGACCGCGATGTGGATTGTGGAGCAGGGCGGCTGCGGCGGCATCTTTCACGCCATCGGTGAGGAAGACCTGCAGCGCATTCTGGTTCACCCGGCCACCATGGTCGGCTCCGATGGCGAGGTGCCGGTGTTTGGCCGCAATGTGCCGCACCCGCGCAGCTACGGCACGTTCGCCCGTGTCCTCGGCTTGTACGTGCGCGACAAGAAGCTGCTGCCGCTCGAGACTGCGATCCAGAAAATGTCGGCGTTTCCGGCGCAGCGGCTCGGGTTGAGCGATCGCGGCGTGCTGCGGCAGGGACTGAAAGCCGACATTGCCGTGTTCGACCCGGCCACCGTGCGCGACACCGCCACGTTTGAGAAGCCGCATAGCTATGCGGAAGGCTTCAGCCTCGTCATCGTCAACGGCGAGGTTGCTTTCGAGGGCGGGAAGATGACGACCGCGCGGCCCGGACGCGTGCTTTACGGGCCGTCGATGCGGGCGCGCCAGTGA
- the lpxC gene encoding UDP-3-O-acyl-N-acetylglucosamine deacetylase, with the protein MDAQRTLKRQISCAGIGLHSGQKVTLTLKPAAADTGIRFRRTDLGVEIPASVSEVSSVQHATVLGKAGATVETVEHLLAALVSAGIDNVVVELNHKEVPIMDGSSAPFLYLLQEAGVKTLGPSRKYLKILKPVQIASGDKRIAIYPSDHFKVSYTISFDHPLLRHQARTERITEATFADNIAAARTFGFLKEVEWLRQNGLALGGSLENAIVIGDTGVLNALRFEDEFVRHKILDVVGDLALVGRPIVGHVVAHRAGHALHTQLAAEILNDQEAWCLVEAPSAVPEGAFDPVGVPGVVRAH; encoded by the coding sequence ATGGACGCCCAACGGACACTCAAACGGCAGATTTCGTGCGCTGGCATCGGACTTCACTCCGGCCAGAAGGTCACGCTGACCCTCAAACCCGCGGCCGCGGACACCGGCATCCGGTTCCGCCGGACGGATTTGGGCGTCGAAATCCCCGCCTCGGTTTCTGAAGTTTCAAGCGTCCAGCATGCCACGGTGCTCGGCAAGGCCGGCGCCACGGTCGAAACGGTGGAGCACCTGCTCGCCGCCCTCGTCTCGGCCGGCATCGACAACGTCGTTGTCGAACTGAACCACAAAGAAGTGCCGATCATGGACGGCAGCAGTGCGCCGTTCTTGTATCTGCTGCAGGAAGCGGGCGTCAAGACGCTCGGTCCCTCGCGCAAGTACCTCAAGATTCTCAAGCCGGTGCAGATTGCGAGCGGCGACAAGCGCATTGCCATCTACCCGTCGGATCACTTCAAGGTCAGCTACACCATCAGCTTCGACCACCCGTTGCTGCGCCACCAGGCCCGCACCGAGCGCATTACCGAAGCCACCTTTGCCGACAACATTGCCGCCGCGCGCACCTTCGGCTTCCTGAAGGAAGTGGAATGGTTGCGCCAGAACGGCCTGGCGCTCGGCGGTTCGCTCGAGAATGCCATCGTCATCGGCGACACCGGCGTGCTGAACGCGCTGCGTTTCGAGGACGAGTTCGTCCGTCACAAGATTCTCGACGTCGTCGGCGACCTGGCTCTGGTGGGCCGGCCGATTGTCGGCCACGTCGTGGCGCATCGCGCGGGCCATGCCCTGCACACGCAGCTGGCGGCCGAGATTCTAAACGATCAAGAGGCGTGGTGCCTGGTCGAGGCGCCGTCCGCCGTGCCCGAAGGGGCGTTCGATCCCGTGGGCGTGCCCGGAGTGGTGCGCGCGCACTAG
- the uvrA gene encoding excinuclease ABC subunit UvrA, with protein sequence MPHDWISVRGARVHNLKDIDVDLPRNKLVVITGLSGSGKSSLAFDTLYAEGQRRYVESLSAYARQFLEQMEKPDVDLIEGLSPAISIEQKTTGSNPRSTVGTVTEIYDYLRLLFANIGVPHCPNCNREIASQSLERIVDLVMTYPQDTRINVMAPIVRGRKGEFKKELLALRTRGFTKARVDGQMRSLEEDIALDRRRNHDIDIVIDRLIVRSGIEKRLAESVEVALTMADDVVVINSLDAGDRLFSRKLACVVCGISVPEMSPRAFSFNSPHGACQSCQGLGATWDFDPARIVPDESLSLAAGAIAPWGRGDGKLVADAVTAISSYYGIDPQVPFGKLPKKHRDLILLGPTAAQLAAPKRDSAEAGAAKTPKKKLVTPEPFGRDFEGVIPNLRRRFEEGSWAVQEELDPYRALRECAVCDGNRLRRESQVVTLKGKTISDYVNLPISAALEVFEGIELQEREAIIATRILKEIRERLRFLNEVGVGYLTLARSAATLSGGEGQRIRLATQIGSSLTGVLYVLDEPSIGLHQRDNRKLLTTLGRLRDLGNTVVVVEHDEETIRTADYVVDLGPGAGDLGGEVIFQGTPADLIGNGNGSLTGAYLAGHNGIVTPAARRKEAKGEIVIRGARANNLKSVDVKIPLGRLVAVTGVSGSGKSTLVNDILYKSLAREFYRAADEPGAHDKIEGIQLIDKVIEIDQSPIGRTPRSNPATYTSLFTFIRELFAMVPEARARGFKPGRFSFNVKGGRCEACQGDGVIAIEMHFLPNVYVTCEQCKGRRYNRETLEIKYRGKSIADVLDMTVDQALPLLENFPPLAVKLRTLQSVGLGYITLGQSATTLSGGEAQRVKLSRELSKRGTGRTLYILDEPTTGLHFEDVRKLLDVLMRLVDQGNTIVVIEHNLDVIKSADWLIDLGPEGGDGGGKVVAQGTPEQVAKAKNSATGQFLAEMLKV encoded by the coding sequence ATGCCGCACGATTGGATATCCGTCCGGGGCGCGCGCGTCCATAACCTCAAGGACATCGACGTCGACCTGCCGCGCAATAAGCTCGTGGTGATCACGGGCCTGTCGGGATCGGGGAAGTCGTCGCTGGCCTTCGATACCCTCTACGCCGAGGGGCAGCGGCGCTATGTCGAGTCGCTGTCGGCGTACGCCCGGCAGTTCCTCGAGCAGATGGAGAAGCCGGATGTGGACCTGATCGAGGGCCTGTCGCCGGCCATTTCGATCGAGCAGAAGACCACCGGTTCCAACCCGCGCTCGACCGTCGGCACGGTCACCGAGATCTACGACTACCTGCGCCTGCTGTTCGCCAACATCGGCGTGCCGCACTGCCCGAACTGCAACCGCGAGATCGCCTCGCAGTCGCTGGAGCGGATCGTCGACCTGGTGATGACGTATCCGCAGGACACGCGCATCAACGTGATGGCGCCGATCGTCCGCGGCCGCAAGGGCGAGTTCAAGAAGGAACTGCTGGCCCTGCGCACGCGCGGCTTCACCAAGGCGCGGGTCGATGGCCAGATGCGGTCGCTCGAAGAGGACATCGCGCTCGATCGCCGCCGCAACCACGACATCGACATCGTCATCGATCGCCTGATCGTCCGCAGCGGCATCGAGAAGCGTCTCGCCGAATCGGTCGAAGTGGCGCTGACCATGGCCGACGATGTGGTGGTGATCAATTCGCTCGATGCCGGCGACCGCCTGTTCTCCCGCAAGCTGGCGTGCGTGGTGTGCGGCATCAGCGTGCCCGAGATGTCGCCGCGCGCGTTCTCGTTCAACTCGCCGCACGGCGCCTGCCAGTCGTGCCAGGGCCTGGGGGCGACCTGGGATTTCGATCCGGCCCGCATCGTCCCAGACGAGTCATTGTCGCTGGCGGCGGGCGCGATCGCGCCGTGGGGCCGCGGCGACGGCAAGCTGGTCGCCGATGCCGTGACGGCCATCTCCTCGTACTACGGCATCGATCCGCAGGTGCCGTTCGGCAAGTTGCCGAAGAAGCACCGCGACCTGATTCTCCTGGGTCCGACAGCCGCGCAGCTTGCCGCGCCGAAGCGCGATAGCGCGGAGGCGGGTGCCGCCAAGACGCCCAAGAAGAAGCTGGTCACGCCAGAGCCTTTCGGCCGCGATTTCGAGGGCGTGATCCCCAACCTGCGGCGTCGCTTCGAGGAAGGCTCGTGGGCGGTGCAGGAAGAGCTCGACCCGTACCGGGCCCTGCGCGAGTGCGCGGTCTGCGACGGCAACCGCCTGCGCCGCGAAAGCCAGGTCGTCACGCTGAAGGGCAAGACGATCAGCGACTACGTGAACCTGCCGATCTCGGCCGCGCTCGAGGTGTTCGAGGGCATCGAACTGCAAGAGCGCGAAGCGATCATCGCCACCCGCATCCTGAAGGAGATCCGCGAGCGGCTGCGCTTCCTGAACGAGGTCGGCGTCGGCTACCTCACGCTGGCGCGCTCGGCCGCGACGCTGTCGGGCGGCGAGGGCCAGCGAATTCGCCTGGCGACGCAGATCGGTTCGAGCCTCACGGGCGTGCTATACGTCCTCGACGAACCGTCGATAGGCCTCCATCAACGCGACAACCGCAAGCTGCTGACGACGCTCGGGCGGCTGCGCGACCTGGGCAACACCGTCGTGGTGGTGGAGCACGACGAGGAAACCATCCGCACCGCCGACTACGTGGTGGACCTCGGTCCCGGGGCCGGCGACCTGGGGGGCGAAGTGATCTTCCAGGGCACGCCCGCGGACTTGATTGGCAATGGAAACGGTTCCCTCACCGGCGCCTACCTTGCCGGTCACAACGGCATCGTCACGCCGGCCGCGCGCCGCAAGGAAGCCAAGGGCGAGATCGTCATTCGCGGCGCCCGCGCCAACAACCTCAAGTCGGTGGACGTGAAAATCCCGCTCGGCCGGCTGGTGGCGGTGACCGGCGTCAGCGGTTCGGGCAAGAGCACGCTCGTCAACGACATTCTCTACAAGTCGCTCGCGCGCGAGTTCTATCGCGCCGCCGACGAGCCCGGCGCCCACGACAAGATCGAGGGCATTCAGCTGATCGACAAGGTGATCGAGATCGACCAGTCGCCGATTGGGCGCACGCCGCGCTCGAATCCGGCCACCTATACCAGCCTGTTCACGTTCATCCGCGAGCTGTTCGCGATGGTGCCCGAGGCGCGCGCGCGCGGCTTCAAGCCGGGCCGCTTCTCGTTCAACGTCAAGGGCGGCCGCTGCGAGGCGTGCCAGGGCGACGGCGTGATCGCCATCGAGATGCACTTCCTGCCGAACGTCTACGTGACCTGCGAGCAGTGCAAGGGCCGCCGCTACAACCGCGAGACGCTGGAGATCAAGTACCGCGGCAAGTCGATTGCCGACGTGCTGGACATGACGGTGGATCAGGCCCTGCCGCTGCTGGAGAATTTTCCACCGCTGGCGGTCAAGTTGCGGACGCTGCAAAGCGTCGGCCTCGGCTACATCACGCTGGGCCAGTCGGCGACGACGCTCAGCGGTGGCGAGGCGCAACGGGTGAAGCTGTCGCGGGAGTTGTCGAAGCGAGGCACCGGGCGCACCCTGTATATTCTCGACGAGCCGACGACCGGCCTGCACTTCGAGGACGTTCGCAAGCTGCTCGACGTCTTGATGCGGCTGGTCGACCAGGGCAACACCATCGTGGTGATCGAGCACAACCTGGATGTCATCAAGTCGGCCGACTGGTTGATCGATCTGGGACCCGAGGGCGGCGACGGTGGCGGGAAGGTCGTTGCGCAGGGAACCCCCGAGCAGGTGGCCAAAGCCAAGAACTCGGCAACCGGCCAGTTTCTGGCCGAAATGCTTAAGGTCTGA
- the nhaC gene encoding Na+/H+ antiporter NhaC — protein MSTLPPRTPTLLWSLVPVLVLIGLLSSAVALFGDGASSGANPIALVLSAGVGILIGTAHGHAWKDIEKGIVHGISLALGAVLILLTVGALIGSWILSGTVPTMIYYGLMLLSPTIFLPSACLLCCFVSLATGSSWTTAGTVGVALIGIAMAQGINPGLAAGAVISGAYFGDKMSPLSDTTNLAPAVAGTDLFTHIRHMLWTTMPSLVLAVILYVVMGLTITPPQDTAQVNAIMDALAGTFVVGPHLLIPVAIVLALVVGRMPAFPALLIGSLVGCLFAVVFQPQVVTSYAASPDLPAWAALVKGAWMSLFDGFKLESPNAALNDLLSRGGMANMLNTVWLILMAMTFGAVMEATGMLQQIAAGILSMVRGTGSLVTATLVTTFGMNIIASDQYMAIVLPGRMFRAEYARRGLHPKNLSRALEDAGTMTSPLVPWNTCGAFMATTLGVATFAYAPYAFFNLISPVVSAIYGFTGFTIEKIPPSEAV, from the coding sequence ATGTCCACACTGCCGCCCCGTACGCCCACGTTGCTCTGGTCGCTGGTTCCCGTCCTGGTGCTGATCGGCCTGTTGTCGTCAGCCGTGGCGCTGTTTGGTGATGGCGCGTCGAGCGGCGCCAATCCGATCGCGCTCGTCCTGTCGGCCGGGGTCGGCATCCTGATCGGCACCGCGCACGGCCACGCGTGGAAGGACATCGAGAAGGGGATCGTCCACGGGATCTCGCTGGCCCTCGGCGCCGTCCTCATCCTGCTCACGGTCGGAGCGCTAATCGGATCGTGGATCCTGTCGGGCACCGTGCCGACGATGATCTACTACGGGCTGATGCTGCTCTCGCCGACGATCTTCCTGCCAAGCGCGTGCCTGCTGTGCTGTTTCGTCTCGCTCGCCACCGGCAGTTCGTGGACCACGGCCGGGACGGTCGGCGTCGCTTTAATCGGCATCGCCATGGCGCAGGGGATCAACCCCGGGCTGGCCGCCGGCGCAGTGATTTCCGGCGCCTACTTCGGCGACAAGATGTCGCCGCTCTCCGACACCACCAACCTCGCCCCGGCGGTCGCGGGCACCGACCTGTTCACGCACATCCGCCACATGCTCTGGACCACGATGCCGAGCCTGGTGCTCGCGGTGATTCTGTATGTGGTGATGGGCCTGACGATCACGCCGCCGCAGGACACCGCCCAGGTCAACGCCATCATGGACGCGCTGGCCGGCACGTTCGTCGTCGGGCCGCACCTGTTGATTCCGGTCGCGATCGTGCTCGCGCTGGTGGTCGGGCGCATGCCGGCCTTCCCGGCGCTGCTGATCGGATCACTGGTCGGCTGCCTGTTCGCGGTGGTGTTTCAACCGCAGGTGGTCACGAGCTACGCCGCCTCGCCGGACTTGCCGGCATGGGCGGCCCTGGTGAAAGGCGCCTGGATGTCGTTGTTCGACGGCTTCAAGCTCGAGTCGCCGAACGCCGCGCTGAACGACCTGCTGTCGCGCGGCGGCATGGCCAACATGCTGAACACGGTGTGGCTGATCCTGATGGCGATGACCTTTGGCGCGGTCATGGAGGCCACCGGCATGCTGCAGCAGATCGCGGCCGGCATTCTCAGCATGGTCCGCGGCACCGGCTCGCTCGTCACCGCAACCCTCGTCACCACGTTCGGCATGAACATCATCGCCTCCGACCAATACATGGCCATCGTACTGCCGGGCCGGATGTTCCGTGCCGAATATGCCCGTCGCGGCCTGCATCCGAAGAACCTGTCGCGCGCCCTCGAAGACGCCGGGACGATGACCTCGCCGCTCGTGCCCTGGAACACCTGTGGCGCCTTCATGGCGACCACCCTCGGCGTCGCCACCTTCGCCTATGCGCCCTATGCGTTCTTCAACTTAATCAGTCCGGTCGTGTCGGCAATTTACGGTTTCACGGGATTCACGATCGAAAAGATCCCGCCATCGGAAGCGGTCTGA
- a CDS encoding M28 family peptidase, protein MQRLTLLFILLGAGAVTAQDAAPYNDSIRLAELKADLFFLAGDGFKGRLVGTPENALAADWVRSRFERAGLKPGAPNGSFIQTTHLMVATLGTGNALTASLPGGAKLHLKPEQDFYPQRFSASGSVTAPVVYAGFGIHAPKLDYDDYGDRVKGRIALVLEHEPGERDPKSPFDGVVTAEVAVAIKKAMAAQEQGAVGVLFVTDVHNHSAPVNFEAAARNFWPAQAPRVDRFTLASWADRVRIPVGQISPALAETLVRGTGRSLLDLSRAAETARGFSGVPLEGVEVTLTTAVNRHIVPDRNVLAFVEGADPKLKDEVVIVSAHYDHEGADGSVIYSGADDDGSGTVALIEIADAYALAAAAGQRPRRSVLFAAWGSEERGPLLGAWAYTENPTFPLERTVAVLNMDMIGRNEEVQVGGGPRFNGLEVQTAESNRNAVNILGYSRHPELSATVERANRSSVGIGLELKMRYDNNSSNLLRRSDQWPFLQMGVPAVWFHTGLHPDYHTQYDRPEKINYEKLERVARLVHQTSWVLANQDGRPK, encoded by the coding sequence ATGCAACGACTGACCCTGCTCTTCATCCTGCTCGGCGCGGGCGCAGTGACGGCGCAAGATGCGGCGCCGTACAACGACTCCATCCGCCTTGCGGAGCTCAAGGCCGACTTGTTCTTCCTGGCTGGCGACGGCTTCAAGGGCCGGCTCGTCGGCACACCCGAGAACGCGCTCGCCGCGGACTGGGTGCGGTCACGGTTCGAGCGGGCGGGCCTCAAGCCGGGCGCGCCGAACGGGTCGTTTATCCAGACGACCCACTTGATGGTCGCCACCCTCGGCACGGGCAACGCGCTGACGGCGTCACTGCCCGGCGGCGCGAAACTCCACCTGAAACCCGAACAGGACTTCTATCCGCAACGGTTCAGCGCCAGCGGATCGGTGACGGCGCCGGTGGTCTACGCCGGCTTCGGCATTCACGCGCCCAAACTTGATTACGACGACTACGGCGATCGCGTTAAAGGCCGCATCGCGCTCGTCCTCGAGCATGAACCCGGCGAGCGCGATCCGAAGAGCCCGTTCGATGGCGTGGTCACGGCCGAGGTCGCGGTGGCCATCAAGAAGGCCATGGCCGCACAGGAACAGGGCGCGGTCGGCGTGCTGTTCGTCACCGACGTGCACAACCACTCGGCGCCCGTTAACTTCGAGGCGGCCGCCCGCAACTTCTGGCCGGCACAGGCGCCGCGCGTCGATCGCTTCACGCTGGCGAGCTGGGCCGATCGCGTGCGGATTCCGGTGGGACAGATCTCACCCGCGCTGGCGGAAACACTGGTGCGCGGCACCGGCCGCTCACTGCTCGACCTGTCGAGAGCCGCCGAAACCGCGCGCGGGTTCAGCGGGGTGCCCCTGGAGGGGGTCGAGGTCACGCTGACCACGGCGGTCAACCGCCACATCGTCCCCGACCGCAACGTGCTCGCGTTCGTTGAAGGCGCCGATCCCAAGCTGAAGGACGAGGTCGTGATCGTCTCGGCGCACTACGACCACGAAGGCGCGGACGGCAGCGTGATCTACAGCGGTGCAGACGATGACGGGTCGGGCACGGTGGCCTTGATCGAGATCGCCGACGCGTACGCGCTGGCGGCGGCGGCCGGCCAGCGGCCTCGCCGTTCGGTGCTGTTTGCCGCGTGGGGATCGGAAGAGCGCGGTCCGCTGCTCGGCGCATGGGCGTATACCGAGAATCCGACGTTCCCGCTCGAGCGAACCGTGGCCGTGCTCAACATGGACATGATTGGCCGCAACGAAGAAGTGCAAGTCGGCGGCGGCCCTCGCTTCAACGGCCTCGAGGTGCAGACGGCGGAGTCGAACCGCAATGCGGTCAACATCCTGGGCTACAGCCGTCACCCCGAGTTGAGCGCGACCGTCGAACGCGCCAATCGGTCATCCGTCGGGATCGGGCTCGAATTGAAGATGCGCTACGACAACAACAGCTCGAACCTGTTGCGCCGGAGCGATCAATGGCCGTTCCTGCAGATGGGCGTGCCAGCGGTGTGGTTTCACACGGGCCTCCATCCGGATTACCACACGCAGTACGACCGGCCCGAGAAGATCAACTACGAGAAGCTGGAGCGCGTCGCTCGACTGGTCCATCAGACGAGCTGGGTGCTTGCCAACCAGGACGGCCGGCCGAAGTAA
- a CDS encoding type II toxin-antitoxin system VapC family toxin yields the protein MKALFDTNVLIDYLKGIEAAQAELGRYRHRLISIVTWVEVQAGVRNPEEGDVVEMFLRDFRVVDLTRAIARDAAGIRQASRIRVPDALIWATARHESALLVTRNTKDFPADEPGIRIPYRV from the coding sequence TTGAAGGCGCTCTTCGACACCAACGTCCTGATCGATTACTTGAAGGGCATTGAGGCTGCTCAAGCGGAACTCGGTCGATACCGTCACCGCTTGATCAGCATCGTGACCTGGGTCGAGGTCCAGGCCGGTGTCCGCAACCCCGAGGAGGGCGACGTCGTCGAGATGTTCCTCCGCGACTTTCGCGTCGTCGACCTCACGCGCGCCATTGCCCGGGATGCGGCGGGGATTCGTCAGGCTTCGCGGATTCGCGTACCTGACGCCCTGATCTGGGCCACGGCACGACATGAATCGGCGTTGCTCGTCACCCGCAACACCAAGGACTTTCCGGCGGACGAGCCGGGCATTCGCATTCCGTACCGCGTGTGA
- a CDS encoding CopG family transcriptional regulator: MRTIIELPADQVESLDEWCRREGVSRAEAVRRAVADHLQKHHTVGAKRAFGIWRDLAEDGLAYQERLRSEWDDRERGWS, from the coding sequence ATGCGAACGATCATCGAGCTTCCCGCCGATCAGGTCGAATCCCTGGATGAATGGTGCCGTCGCGAAGGTGTTTCGCGAGCCGAGGCGGTCCGCCGAGCTGTAGCCGATCACCTGCAAAAGCACCACACCGTTGGCGCCAAGCGTGCCTTCGGGATTTGGCGTGACCTGGCTGAAGACGGGCTGGCCTATCAGGAGCGCCTGCGCAGCGAGTGGGATGACCGGGAGCGTGGCTGGTCTTGA
- a CDS encoding gluconolaconase, with translation MPVLTSLEPVRIVEGGRLWLRGEGFPQPESTAELVTIGGLPARLAFAAPDRLAVIVPAGVEGGEAPVKLAWVPGATLYAKAGALLATGLHQVDNPVLGADGALYVTYSGSRGQEASVSIFRIPAGGGAREPFVHGLVNPTSMVVGPDGRLYVSSRFEGRVYRVFDDGSYEVMASDLGVACGLAFDADGSLYVGDRGGTIFRIHPSGRTETFATVPSSVAAFHLAMSPDGYLYVSAPTLATYDSVRRISPNGAVEILPVPFGRPQGLAFDAAGTLHVVEALAGASGVYAVRPDSPPELIVAGAGLVGLAFGPGGQMAVASNESAYLFPADAASGFLTAEASAKVVSRTTPA, from the coding sequence GTGCCGGTTTTGACAAGCCTCGAGCCGGTTCGCATTGTCGAAGGCGGACGGCTCTGGCTGCGCGGCGAGGGCTTCCCCCAGCCCGAATCGACTGCTGAACTCGTGACCATTGGCGGCTTGCCAGCCCGCCTCGCCTTTGCCGCGCCCGACCGGCTCGCGGTGATCGTTCCCGCCGGTGTTGAGGGTGGCGAGGCCCCCGTCAAGCTGGCGTGGGTGCCGGGTGCCACGTTGTACGCGAAGGCGGGCGCGTTGCTCGCGACGGGACTGCACCAGGTCGACAACCCGGTCCTCGGCGCCGACGGCGCCCTCTATGTCACCTATAGCGGTTCGCGCGGGCAGGAAGCGTCCGTGTCGATCTTCCGGATCCCCGCCGGCGGCGGCGCGCGCGAGCCGTTCGTGCACGGGCTGGTCAACCCGACGTCGATGGTCGTCGGTCCCGATGGCCGGCTTTACGTCTCGAGCCGTTTCGAGGGGCGTGTCTACCGGGTGTTTGACGATGGTAGTTACGAGGTAATGGCGTCGGACCTGGGTGTCGCCTGCGGCCTGGCGTTCGATGCGGACGGGTCGCTGTACGTGGGTGACCGTGGCGGCACCATCTTTCGGATTCATCCGAGCGGCCGGACCGAGACCTTCGCGACCGTGCCGTCGAGCGTCGCGGCTTTCCACCTCGCTATGTCGCCCGATGGATACCTCTACGTGTCGGCGCCGACCCTTGCGACCTACGACTCGGTACGACGGATTAGCCCGAACGGTGCGGTGGAGATTCTGCCGGTGCCGTTTGGCCGGCCCCAGGGACTGGCCTTCGACGCAGCCGGCACCCTGCACGTCGTCGAGGCGCTGGCCGGCGCGAGTGGTGTCTACGCGGTCCGCCCTGACTCCCCGCCGGAGCTGATTGTGGCGGGCGCCGGGCTGGTGGGCCTGGCTTTCGGTCCTGGTGGACAGATGGCCGTTGCTTCGAACGAATCGGCCTATCTGTTTCCCGCCGATGCGGCGTCCGGCTTCTTGACCGCTGAAGCCTCGGCGAAGGTGGTCAGCCGGACCACTCCGGCATGA
- a CDS encoding HNH endonuclease, translating into MEQTLLLNATYEPLKVVNWQKAVTLWCQGKVEIIAHHDREVRAVSFALKLPSVIRLLRYVRIKKRFDYVPFSRANIYARDEFTCQYCAEVFPTQELTFDHVVPVSQGGRKDWENIVTCCVTCNRRKGGRTPAEARMRLKKPPRRPMSAPAIRITIGLRSAPESWRDYLYWNLELDDT; encoded by the coding sequence ATGGAGCAAACGCTCCTCCTTAACGCGACCTACGAGCCGCTGAAAGTCGTCAACTGGCAGAAGGCGGTGACGTTATGGTGCCAGGGCAAGGTCGAGATCATCGCGCATCACGACCGTGAAGTCCGCGCGGTGTCGTTCGCCCTCAAACTTCCCTCCGTCATCCGGCTGTTACGGTACGTCCGCATCAAGAAGCGATTCGACTACGTGCCGTTCTCGCGGGCCAACATCTATGCCCGCGACGAGTTCACCTGCCAGTACTGCGCGGAAGTGTTCCCGACCCAGGAGCTCACGTTCGACCACGTCGTGCCGGTGTCGCAGGGCGGCCGCAAGGACTGGGAAAACATCGTCACGTGCTGTGTCACGTGCAATCGGCGCAAGGGTGGCCGCACGCCAGCAGAGGCGCGGATGCGGCTCAAGAAGCCGCCACGGCGGCCCATGTCGGCGCCCGCGATCCGCATCACGATTGGCCTGCGCAGCGCCCCTGAAAGCTGGCGCGACTACCTGTACTGGAACCTCGAGTTGGACGACACCTAA